In Uranotaenia lowii strain MFRU-FL unplaced genomic scaffold, ASM2978415v1 HiC_scaffold_138, whole genome shotgun sequence, the genomic window ATGTGAAAACTGTGATAAGAGAGTTGTCTGCAATATTTGTAACGAACGTTTTCAATGGCAAAGCAGCTTAGAGATGCACACAAAGCGGAAACATAAATCCGTAGAATCTAAGGCTGATGTAAGTAACAATGAACAAGATGGACCTAAAAAGTACAGCTGTGAAATATGTGACCGTTCTTTTCTGCGTCAATGGCATTTGTTGAGACATGCCGCAGCTCACGATCCATCGATTGGCAAGAAATACAAATGTGGACAATGTGAAAAGCAATTCAATCGTCGAGATCACTATCAGTCGCACCTGAGCATACACAAAGACGGTGAGGTCGAGATAGAAGAAACTAAGGAAGATCGCAAGGAAGCATCCAAACCTAAGGATTGCACAGTTTGTGGGAGGACGTTCGTCCGCGATTGGCACCTGGTGCGTCATCTCAAATCTCACGAAGATGACATCCAGTGTGATCATTGTGACGGTAAATTTTCGACAATGTTCTACGAACGGTATAAGGAACACATGGCTACCGAACATCCTGACAAGGAAGTGAAGCCAATGATGTAAGTGGATAATAACATATTAAACATTTAACGGTTCGAGATTTTGATGTTTCCTTTTTATTTAGCTTTCCAGAAATCAAGAAGCAATCAAATGAAGGAAGTGGTGAACTGGCTGCGGATAGTAGCGTATCTGTGGATGGTAAAGAGCAGAAGTTTGTCTGTCCCATCTGTGGCAAGGAGTTCAACCGTTCTCAGCATCTTGCTCGGCACACCAAAATCCATAACCCTTCGGAGGTCAAGTTTGAGTGTACTGTTTGCCAGAAAAAGTTCAACCGAAAGGATAACTTGCGGCTGCACATGAAGATCCATTTCAAGGATCCGTCCGATACCACCAACAAGGCCAATCATCTATGCATTTACTGTGGCCGGGGGTTTGCAAGTTCGTACAACTTGACTGTGCACATGCGCCGACATACCGGCGATAAACCATACAAATGTGATATATGTGGAAAGGTATTCGAGGACTGTAGTTTGAGAAGGACTTTGTGCATTTATGCTTTTTTCACTTACAGGGTTTTCCTCGATCTTTGGATTTGAAAACACATCGTCGAACGCACACCGGTGAGAAACCTTACGTGTGTACAATCTGTGGAAAAGGTAATAGAATATGAGAATTTCTTGGaataaaatctaatttatttttttcttactaGCATTTTCAAGATCACATAGACTTGGACGTCACAT contains:
- the LOC129759316 gene encoding zinc finger protein ZFP2-like → MECEVYDLERICRSCRQQSHNQQSIFTCVGTNGITLLEMLSSFTHIQIHFNDEMPRNICGTCVSDVTAAYTFRKQYEQSDRLLREYISRRRLNEDRGPMSIKMEIVEIKPEIGFIDADPFGAPASVQTSSAEPRTRKKPSKLDLDSDGDDDDYVPDDKFEACGSDSDSEVGEIEQVTVDADVTFSSDEEPLIKFAKGKLEASCKICDTTYSRIIDLKNHLLVHGDTKCFPNIDLEHKSYLFENLQVVDCYKEHLSQKVREGEVARFYQIVRTDGEELTLSDSDSEVEVGASIEGLNRRKHECGFCSKTFSRLKMIMKHATDSHSSDDLKECTYCNKRFPNNKLLERHLKRQCENCDKRVVCNICNERFQWQSSLEMHTKRKHKSVESKADVSNNEQDGPKKYSCEICDRSFLRQWHLLRHAAAHDPSIGKKYKCGQCEKQFNRRDHYQSHLSIHKDGEVEIEETKEDRKEASKPKDCTVCGRTFVRDWHLVRHLKSHEDDIQCDHCDGKFSTMFYERYKEHMATEHPDKEVKPMIFPEIKKQSNEGSGELAADSSVSVDGKEQKFVCPICGKEFNRSQHLARHTKIHNPSEVKFECTVCQKKFNRKDNLRLHMKIHFKDPSDTTNKANHLCIYCGRGFASSYNLTVHMRRHTGDKPYKCDICGKGFPRSLDLKTHRRTHTGEKPYVCTICGKAFSRSHRLGRHMR